The following coding sequences are from one Kosakonia sp. H02 window:
- the leuC gene encoding 3-isopropylmalate dehydratase large subunit, giving the protein MSAKTLYEKIVESHTIRELDNEGHLLLYIDRSILNEYTSPQAFSGLRERHRTVRRPQNFLLNIDHVNPTRPQRDSDMTDAGGQLQVDYFRQNAADFGIELFDVLDPRQGIEHVVAHEQGLVMPGMVIAAGDSHTTTYGAFGALGFGIGTSEIEHLLATQTLVYHKLKTLRVRVMGELPFGCTAKDIVLELLERIGADGATGYAIEFDGEAIAALSVEGRMTLCNMAVEAGARGALIAPDEKVFAYIEGKPQIPTGALWRQARQAWSALHSDPDAVFDKTVTLDCRVMTPKVTWGVSPDQTCSIDSCVPSPDQERDRVKRQAMENALRYMALTPGMPLRGLPITHAFIGSCTNGRIEDLRAAAAVVRGRKVASHVRAIVVPGSSQVRQQAEKEGVAQIFLDAGFEWRQSGCSMCLAMNEDVLAPGDRCASGTNRNFPGRQGAGSRTHLMSPAMVAAAAVAGHLVDVRTLLEASE; this is encoded by the coding sequence ATGTCGGCTAAAACGCTATACGAAAAAATCGTTGAATCACATACGATCCGCGAGCTGGATAATGAAGGCCATCTATTACTTTATATCGACCGTTCTATTCTGAACGAATATACCAGCCCGCAAGCCTTTAGCGGGTTACGGGAACGCCACCGTACAGTGCGACGACCGCAAAATTTTTTACTCAATATCGACCACGTTAATCCCACCCGACCGCAGCGCGATAGTGATATGACCGACGCTGGCGGACAGTTGCAGGTCGACTACTTCAGGCAAAACGCCGCCGATTTCGGTATTGAACTGTTTGATGTGCTGGACCCACGGCAAGGTATTGAACACGTTGTTGCGCACGAACAAGGCCTGGTGATGCCCGGCATGGTTATTGCCGCCGGTGACAGCCATACAACAACTTACGGGGCGTTCGGCGCGCTGGGGTTTGGCATTGGCACGTCGGAAATTGAACATCTGCTGGCGACACAAACGCTGGTTTATCACAAGCTCAAAACCTTACGCGTGCGCGTGATGGGGGAATTACCGTTTGGCTGTACGGCAAAAGATATCGTACTCGAACTGCTTGAACGCATAGGCGCGGATGGTGCAACAGGCTACGCCATTGAATTTGACGGCGAGGCCATTGCAGCGCTGAGCGTCGAGGGCCGAATGACGCTCTGTAATATGGCGGTTGAGGCGGGCGCGCGCGGTGCGCTTATCGCCCCGGACGAGAAAGTCTTTGCGTATATAGAAGGAAAACCGCAAATCCCAACCGGTGCGCTCTGGCGCCAGGCGCGGCAAGCATGGTCAGCACTTCACAGCGACCCGGATGCCGTTTTTGATAAAACCGTCACCCTCGATTGCCGCGTCATGACACCGAAAGTGACCTGGGGCGTCAGCCCGGATCAAACCTGTTCTATTGACAGCTGCGTCCCCTCGCCCGATCAGGAGCGGGATCGGGTAAAACGTCAGGCAATGGAAAACGCACTACGCTATATGGCACTCACACCCGGCATGCCGCTGCGCGGGCTGCCTATCACCCATGCGTTCATTGGGTCTTGCACCAACGGGCGGATTGAAGACCTCCGCGCGGCGGCAGCGGTTGTCCGGGGACGCAAAGTCGCCAGCCATGTGCGGGCCATCGTCGTGCCGGGCTCCTCACAGGTTCGCCAGCAGGCGGAAAAAGAGGGCGTTGCACAGATCTTTCTTGATGCCGGTTTTGAATGGCGTCAGTCCGGGTGCTCAATGTGTCTTGCCATGAACGAGGACGTACTGGCGCCCGGCGATCGCTGCGCGTCGGGGACGAACCGTAATTTTCCCGGTCGACAGGGTGCAGGTTCAAGAACCCATTTGATGAGCCCGGCCATGGTTGCTGCGGCAGCGGTCGCCGGGCACCTGGTGGATGTGCGTACGTTACTGGAGGCCAGTGAATAA
- the leuD gene encoding 3-isopropylmalate dehydratase small subunit, whose amino-acid sequence MEQFKRINGLLAPMLEANIDTDVIMPKQFLKGIDRQGLDKGVFFDRRFLADGQPDPAFILNMPGWQGATFLLTGPNFGCGSSREHAVWGLKQLGIRALIGTTFAGIFNDNCQRNGVLTISVDDAAFEDLKKCAFDITTNHITVSLAPCEIMTSDKVIPFAISELKREMLASGDDAVEWTLQYEAGITQFEEQHYARHPWLKREQQ is encoded by the coding sequence ATGGAACAATTTAAGCGCATCAACGGCCTGCTTGCCCCCATGCTGGAGGCGAACATCGATACCGATGTCATTATGCCAAAGCAATTTCTCAAAGGGATCGATCGTCAGGGGCTGGATAAAGGCGTCTTTTTTGACCGCCGTTTTCTTGCCGATGGTCAACCCGATCCCGCTTTTATTCTCAATATGCCAGGCTGGCAGGGGGCGACATTCCTGCTGACAGGCCCTAATTTCGGCTGTGGTTCGAGTCGCGAACATGCCGTCTGGGGACTGAAACAGTTGGGGATCCGCGCGCTTATCGGCACAACGTTCGCGGGGATCTTTAACGACAACTGCCAGCGCAACGGTGTGCTGACCATCTCTGTGGACGACGCGGCTTTCGAAGACCTGAAAAAATGCGCCTTTGATATCACGACCAACCACATTACGGTTTCCCTTGCGCCGTGTGAAATTATGACCAGCGATAAGGTCATCCCGTTTGCGATAAGCGAGCTTAAGCGCGAAATGTTGGCGAGCGGAGACGATGCGGTTGAATGGACGTTGCAATATGAGGCCGGGATAACGCAATTCGAGGAGCAACATTATGCGCGTCATCCGTGGTTAAAGCGGGAGCAGCAATAA